gactcaaatatcaacagttttgctgtgaacagtacctatggCATTgttcgcgctcttcaattgtttatcggTGTTGCCAttagtatgtgtttaccctccaaactgggtataagatttacacaaaaccggggaaataagtgaaattagcgcacctatttgtagtatatacacatatagaacaattttatcattattgcattacaatgacaactagaattcatggaaacagtttgtaaatgcatcggcgtatgtgtgaagttccactaaattggcaacagtgacattttgccgtcgtctgctcttagctactttagaaatatctgtaatttttgggggttaatttggttgcaaaaatgggataatagacatgcgttaaataaacattttgaagtaacaaagtaaagttaaactaaataatgagtaaagcaaacaattaagggaataaagctttgcacctaaTGAACCATGTACTagtcgtgtgctgcccgcaactgtgtttgtggagtgagcgcttaggaaccaggaaccgcaacgtagttcaagtgcaatttggagtaaattaagaccaaaacatgtataattgcaatcaaataagcattgtgaagtttcagttgtgatggcaataaggataaaaccactggtTACAAGGTAaagatgaatttcagttcaaaccatgactccaggaataaaaagtgTCATACtttactaatataggcaacaaaatgttgttttattgtgctgattacaactgcaatcttgagtaagatcaataaacgttacatatatatgctaacattgttcaaatgagtgctgggaaagatgttggatccttgGCGGTTACAAACAGCACCACAGTCGGTGGACGCcacattggatttaaaaactgccttgaaaacatattttacaaagacctcacatgcctattttagtttgtattgcgacgaaacttcaatcttttgaatggtatgcttaaagatgtaattgtattcttgtttcaccaattaaatattgagtgaataaggctgatccaagCGATGAcaatggatccactgcggtgtttccccctatgaTGTAGTAGTCCTTCAGTTTAgggggtccaaattcactgcattATGTTAAATCAAGATCAGCATGCAGATTTATCAAATAGGTAGGTAGGTTTATTGAATCGTGAAAAACTATGAAAAAGTTAGCCAAGTACCTAAGTAGTAGTTTAGCTATCTGTCGAtgttttgtttgaatgccaactcGCCAATTGCCACAGAGCTATAAGCTAacttttaacagtaggtaagtatatcttaataATAAAGTTTACTATGAAAATTGATCTAATACTACTACCTAGTATCATGATAGATACCAGTGAACCAAGGAAATGTTTTTCAAGCcttcactttttatttctttgcagaGCATTCTGAGTTATAATGGTGGTTGTGTTGTGGCCATGAGGGGAAAGAATTGTGCGGCCATAGCATGTGACCTTCGGTTCGGTATACAAGGACAAACTATTTCCACAGATTTTGAGGTGAGTTTAAGTCATTGAACTCGAGGATATTTTGGTCTTGCTGTTGATGGAACATGAGCATTACATAGATAATATTGTGGTAATCCCTTCAATGCTATTAGCCAAATTTgcaagaaaactgaaatatttggAATAAACTTGAATAAGACCCATATAAATGCAgagaaaaattcagaaatttagTGCAGAAAGTCCCCAGTATACAACAGGGGTTCTGTTCTTACATCACGTCATAagccaaaaaataattgaaaattgcaAGAACaccttacttttaatcctttgggtgtcttgtAAACGATGTTCTGTAAttgcatttttattgattttcataaaaaaaagaaaattttttttttaccattctgcCAATTTAGAGCCATATTTCTTCCGTTAGATTGGCATTTTTGCCGTTGTAACCCCAGAACATGCGTCATAAACTGGAAAAtcatttttgatgaatatatttgagAGTTTTGTAAGCTCGGAACATCAAAAGTCAATCCCATCGTAACCCAGGAACTGACTTTACTTTAGAGATATTCAACAGCAGAAAACCATtgtatttcttttactttaataTCAGATGCCTACTAGATTTTGAAATGAACGcaacaaaaataatgagaaagcATGTTTTTAATGTAGTTGTcctttaaaattaatgttttataatataATGAGAGTAGGTGCAGATCTTTGCCTTACAAGTGCACATAGTATTTGGCCCACCatagttatttctttcttttttaagatgGAGTTTCTGCTTTGAAATTGTGTTTTTAATGAAGTCTTTTTGTTAACAGAAAGTGTTTGAAGTGGGACCAAATTTGTACATTGGATTGCCAGGATTGGCAACTGATACCCAGACTGTGCTGCAGAGACTCAAGTTTCGCATCAAGATGTATGAAATGAGGTAGGGGAATGTTTTTGCCTAGGAGTACTTTAAGTAACTTAAAACTGAATGTTTAGTTCTAAACAtgctttataaaaataaagtaagttaTTTAGATGCTGTGTTTTCAATCACCCAAGTTTACTGAAGCTTTACTGTCGCCTAATTAATCTCGTCTAGGAATATTTCTCCTCATATTTGTGGTATTCAGTCTTCCTTCTTTTGTGTGTACTATTTTGTTCACTTCTGCAGAGCTTAAATGGAAGAGTGCCCTTTCCTCTCATAACATGCAGCAGGTTACCTCTTCCATAGTTAGACCAGGTACTCTGAACTATAGTATTGTTGACCAGAATTATAAGAAATGAGGATTTGGGCAAAGCAACAGCACATACTATGATTTAGCTAATACGTACTGTATAGGTCTTCTTCTCTTCACAATTACAATAATTATGACCAGACCAAAATTGTCAATAGTTATAATGAAAGCCATATGACAAGATTCTTAGTGCACACAGCTTCGCCCAAAGCCTCATTTCCTTTCTTACCTCCATGCGGGGAGACATAAGATAAACAgtgaaaacatgttttatttgAGTAGCCAGATttcaattaaacaaaattttgtacagaaaacaaatgtatttaaaattatttcagaatCATCATAATTTCCCCatatgtcttttcattttcttcaaaacTCATAATTCACTAGATGAGATATCAATATAATTCCTAAAACCAGTCCCTTGGAGCCTGTCAGATGAGACTAGAAACTGGTAAActtgataataatagtagtaatctCTTGATAAGTGGTGTAGGTTCAGTAGCTCATCGGCATCCGTACAAAATTGTGACATGGctattttattaatatctttATACAGTATAGAGTGACACATGAACTTTGCAAATGCCTTTACATCTCTCAATCGAATGGctattttattaatatctttATACAGTATAGAGTGACACGTGAACTTTGCAAATGCCTTTACATCTCTCAATTGAGACACTTACAATTTTCAGGCCTGATAAATACCACACATTTGAGCTTTAGTATAGTCAGTGGTGTAGTGGGAACTTGCAAGTACTACTATAAATACAGAACTGGTGTGaggtattataataattatcaagtCCGTTTTTCAGAGAGGGTCGCCGTGTGAAACCCAAAACCTTGATGGCTATGGTACAAAATATGCTATATGAGAGGAGATTTGGTCATATTTTATTGAGCCTGTCATTGCTGCTGTGGATCCAGCAACTAAAGAGCCATACATTTGTGCCCTTGATCTGATCGGGTGCGAATGTGAACCTGAAGATTTTGTTGTGGCAGGAACCTGCTCAGAATCTCTTTATGGTAAGTTATgtttattctttaaaataaaaaggcagTGCACATAGGTAGTTAAACTAAAGCAACTAGCATTtgcctttaatttttttataaaaaaaaattccagaccAGGCTGTCAAGAACATTGACATCTGAATATGCAAGGGTAACAGATGATGATTCGTAGTTAGTTACTGTTGTTAATCACACGGTGCTACTGTTTTGTTTTAATTGATGATGATGCTCCTAGTACATATACTTGCTTTATAAGTTTAAATTTTGTTAGCACAAGGTTATATGTTTTTTGGGTAATATGTATGTTATTAGATGCCTAAGTTTTCAGCTGCAAGAAAGTCAAACTCTCACGTATTTTGTTAATCATACAGAATACCCATGTTTTTAGAAGTTGATGGTATAAACCACATGTAACTTATGTTCTAAGGTCACCTAtaaagttattgttatttttccttaAATACTATTGTAGATTGTATTATTGGATGTAGTGGACATGTAGCTCACATTATACACTTCGTTTTCCAGGCATGTGTGAAACAGCTTGGCGTGAAGACATGGGACCAGATGAGCTATTTGAATGCATCAGTCAGTCAATGCTTGATGCAGCTGATCGGGGATGCTTTGTCTGGTTGGGGTTCTGTTGTTCATGTCATGTAAGTAGTACTGTGCTGCAAGTGGAATGTGAAAATGTTTCTTTGTGCATTTCATACAAAATGTTTCAGACTAACTTATATTAAAATTGGCATCATGGCTTCCTGGTTGTTTATTCTTTAGCAAGAGTTTTAGCAAGTAATGCACTAATAAACATAATAGTCTCCTTACTTAGTGTCTGACAATTGAAGGACAAATCTGATGAGAGCCCTAATATTCAGCAAATTGTCTGATTACATATTGTTCACAAGATATTAATAATTATGCAATCAGGAGAGACAGGTACAAACGTGTAAAATTGCCACAAGGGGAATGGCATACAGTGCATGCTAGTACTGAAGTTTTTAGTACTCCAAAAGTCTTGTTCAGTGTTGTCTTCTTTCATACTGGTTCAGAACCTACACATACTGTAGCTGATAAAGACTGACTTTCATAAGATTTTCATACACAGCTGTATCAATAAATATTGAAGGTTGTTATCCatcttttacaaaatataaacactgTAGGATGTTTCTTCaaagactgattttttttttttcttttacttgcagTGAACAAGATAAAGTGACCACACGCTACCTCAAGTGCAGATACGACTAACCTAACTGTTGTACGTTCAGTTATTGGAGAGGAAGGGCTCATTATTTTCAGGTTTTTCTTATCCTGATCTTTATTACCAAATTTTTTGCCAACcgatgtgcttttttttttgcactttatgTTTGTATAACTAAATAACATTATTCACACAAGGTATAGCGAGTGAAAATTAAGATACCCTTCAGTTGAACTTTGTAAAAGCtgtatcattaacatattaaatgtgttattttatacatatgtactttTTGTTTCtcaaatcataataataagcagaaaagTTTATACTATGTAATGggtttgaataaataaattcataagctCATTTCGGGCTATTATTGTATCAACTGGCTTTGGTTGTGCTAAACTTAGTGAAGCTCTATACTGTCTGCAGAAATGACAAGTTGCATGTTATATCCACATTCTGATACTACAACCACCAGTAACTTGAGCTGTAGTTGCATATGCTCGTAATGATGTAAGTTGCTCACTTCAGTTGTTGTTTCCAGAGGCATAGAAAgattaaatattaatgaagaaACGAAAAATATAACAAGTTATGCTTTAAGcaaaaagctaaaactcttaatgcctaaaatttaattactttttattctGCATTAACATTTACAATTTTGCTATGGCTCTGGATTAAAACTCAAGTGAATAGAGGAACCTACATTCTTATAAGTAGTGTTGGCAACCGTTGACTTGAAGTTGTTATTGTTAGGTGAAATATATGAATGTTGATATAGCATGAGACATAGAAAATAGTTTCACCAAGCTTCACAAAACCCATACAGACTGGAACAGTAAtaacctatagtagattcacatcaaccgtgcatttgatgtctaggccagtcccttacgacgctcctgattgctgttgataagccaatcacagggctggaaactcagtgtCTCTCCTGAGTTCAACATAggcagatgtatgttccacctctcctgaaagaagtatacctcaggaaagatggaacatacatcctgcctatgtgaactctcaagagagagtttccagccctgtcattggcttatcaacagccaatcagttgtgtcgtaagggactagcctagacttcaaatgcacggctgatgtgaatctattatagtagttCCCTGTTAGCATCACAATGGTTTTTAATGCCAGTGAAAATCTTGATGAAAACTATCGTCATGATGTCAGCCTTTCTCTCCGAGATTAGACAGGAACAAAGTTCTCTCCCCTGCCTTTTGTCTTGGGCACTTGATGCCTGAACCCCTAGTATGTTGAAGTCTTCATACATCCCTTTTCTCCCCAACATTCTTGGCCTCTATTGACATACACAAGGTTTTTCAAACCAACTGTTCCTCATCCTTTCTCATCTTGGGTCCAATCTGTCTCAACTTTGACTTTATAAGTCTACGACTGAAGCACGAGATGCACTGGAATACTCCTTTCATTAAAGCAACGGTTCACATCCCCATAGGAACAACTAAGACTAATTCATATGAGTACAAAACTTCATCTCTGTCAAGGCCAATGTTTAATTAAAATGGTTTAAAATCTACAATAGGATTGTTCTGTGACTAGATGTTAAACTTAAAAGTACAGTAAGTACAAAGGTATATTGGTTAACAATGTCTTCtgagttttatacatgttttcatttttaaagctTGATTTATCCtcagatgaaaaatgcaaaatgcaCAAATGTCATATGTGAATATGATAACTAGTGTGATCCTAATAATATGCAACAAGTAACAAcccttaaaatatatttcatattagttCCTAAATTTAACTGTACATGGTGTAAGCTACAATACAATATATTTGGGAgtgtatatatccacatatacacACCCAGAATCTTAAAAGACACattatggttatttacattattaccGAATAGTGTATTGCCCATGAAAGATatgaaatcaatatggaagaagaTTAATTTGATTATGtacaatgtatatacatacaatctcATAAATGCATGCATGGTAGTTACTTCGTTAATGTCAATAGCATTTTGAAATTAAGGCAGAAACTTTTACAAATGGGTGATGATAGTTGACTACTGTCTTCACTCGTACTTAGATGATTTTCAGTCAGTATAAAGTTAGAGCACATTCTCTCCACCTTTAAAGAGAATGAGTATACATGAAGTGTAAAATGACCACCAAGCAACAGACTTCCAAAAAGAAAGACTAATTTGTATTTTGACAGATTTCTCTAATGGAGCTCATAGACTAATGGTACATCATGGGAGCAAATGTTCACACTGGAAATGCCTCCTTAGGTTTATacagtaaaaattcttttttaatataaaagaaaatgtgtaTGGGTTTAATTGAAAGTGCAAAAATAAAGCTCACTACTTCCTTTGCCATATACATTGTTTCCAGCAAGCTATTAGATATTTAGGTAGCAAAGAATTTAGTTTGCTTGAGTAAACATACTCAACAGTATTGTTAAACAAATTTACTCACAACCTTGGGTTGATTGTTTAGACTTCTTTAGGACTGGcctaaaaaaagttatttgtaatatatttatatgattgggtaaataaattatgcaaatgtacctGTAGTGGAAGCACTATTAAAGAATACTACAGTAACAAAGTTAATTTTGAAACTCAAAGTTACCATTACAAAAGGGATTCCCAATCATTGGAAGAACTAAAACAGGTGCATGCTGGTACAGTATAATGGTGGGTACTTGTATTTTGTACAAATCCAGTAAATCAGCAAAGAAAAAGCCTTGATACTTCTTCAATCTTCACAATAATCACACTGAAAGGTATAGTTTCACCACAATACATTACAACCCAAGGGAAAATCTTAATACCATCTCCAATTTACTCAATACAACATGGACAGAGGAGGAAGTATGAGTTTTCATTGTCTGCCAGTATTTTGTGCACTAAATCACACTAAGAATTCTGCACTGTGAATCTGAACTAAAGATTTTACCCATATGCAGTGTATTTAATTAAAATGAGGTAAAAAGAGGCTTTGAAACCTTATATCACCATGTCCTGGTCTCTCTCAGTAAGGTTATTCAGAACCATGGGTAATGATAATATAGtaactttacataaaaataacaaacataagaAGCTGGATGTCAAAAGGCTTAATATTTGACACTACTTGGTCAGCTTTCACATCAATACACAAGTAATAAACcacattaattaataaatttttgtttggAGTGATTAGAAATTTTGAGTCCtgaggtatatacatatatgttaaccctTTTTTTTGGAGGGGTAGAGGGGAGCAATGAGATCCTGATGACACATCTGGAACACTGATTTCCTCAACAGCTTTAAATATAATTCCAGGAATAATACCAGCTAGGGGAAGAGGCACTtgcacctcataggtcccagtgcttggcctttggcctaaattctatatacaatTCAATCTATATCCAGTTTATAAGGGAAGATACATTTTAATGTCTTGCCATTCCACTCTTTTGAATATTTTGGGTTTCTGACTTTACTTTTCATCTGTTTCCTTGAGTCTTCTCGTATCTACCTATTCAGTCTCTTCAACTCTTGTCTTGTTCCAGTTTTCTCCTTAAGAACAAATAGTTCAGTCATGTGAAAATCTCTTCAGTGATTTGTGGTCATACTTCTTTGAATCTTCAACTGAAAATCCTTATGAAAAAAGTCTACAGATTATAAACCCAACAGGGCTCCACAGGGATATcagcctgaagagagagacaagtaACTGGAAAAGGTAATAGTAACTAACTAAAGAtaagggaatagaaaataaaaccgatacacctgagATTTAGATGTCAGAA
This portion of the Macrobrachium nipponense isolate FS-2020 chromosome 10, ASM1510439v2, whole genome shotgun sequence genome encodes:
- the LOC135223513 gene encoding LOW QUALITY PROTEIN: proteasome subunit beta type-3-like (The sequence of the model RefSeq protein was modified relative to this genomic sequence to represent the inferred CDS: inserted 1 base in 1 codon; deleted 1 base in 1 codon), with product MSILSYNGGCVVAMRGKNCAAIACDLRFGIQGQTISTDFEKVFEVGPNLYIGLPGLATDTQTVLQRLKFRIKMYEMREGRRVKPKTLMAMVQNMLYERRFGXYFIEPVIAAVDPATKEPYICALDLIGCECEPEDFVVAGTCSESLYGMCETAWREDMGPDELFECISQSMLDAADRDALSGWGSVVHVIEQDKVTTRYLKCRYD